The genomic segment GCCCCATTAAAACAACGGTATTCAACATGATTTGTCAATCCTTTCTCACTGATTCCGGAGCCGATATGGCTTCGGTTAAAATTCTTTCGTTTCAGACGTCCCTTCTGACAACCAGCCAACGCAGGACGTTTTCTGTGATCTTGCTGATACGCTCAAGCTCGGCCGGAAAATCGGATTTTTCGGTCGTGAATGTGTACAGCGCATAATACCCTTCGGATTTATAGTTGATCTTGTAAGCAAGACGACGCTTGCCCCATTCGTCAACTGCGGTCAGTTCGCCGTTTTCGGTGATCAAGTTCTTAAACTTTTCCACCATCGCCGCGACCGCTTCATCGCCGATCTCGGGATCGATCACGAGCACATACTCATAATTAGCCATAATCTTTGCACCTCCTTATGGTCTCTTGGCCCCAGAGAACTGAAGATGTTCTCCCCGAAATTCCCTTTGGGATTTTCCAAATCGAAATTTCATTTTTTACAGGGGCAAGGAATGCACGGGCTTTTTTACCCATAGCCCATGTATTATAGCAAAGTTTCCTTTCC from the Oscillospiraceae bacterium genome contains:
- the rpsF gene encoding 30S ribosomal protein S6, with product MANYEYVLVIDPEIGDEAVAAMVEKFKNLITENGELTAVDEWGKRRLAYKINYKSEGYYALYTFTTEKSDFPAELERISKITENVLRWLVVRRDV